The region ATGCCTGAGGGATTGCAGCCCTACGATCGCCACTAAAATGAGCGCGACAAAGATTGAGGCTGCAAATAAAATGATTTTTGTTCTTAACGTAAGTGATGAAAACACGTGATGCCCCTGTAGCAGAACCTGACTTTATGATTTAACACGAATTCCGAGTTGTGGAAAGCTGAAAAGCGTCAGTCTTCGCTAGTTTTTAGATGATTTTTCCTCATTGTGGGGCATGACAGCGTTTTACTTTGCATTAATTATGTTAATCTCGTCATCGTTGAGTAAGCGGTACTCTCCGGGCGCAAGTTGTGTGTCCAGTTCGATACCAGCAACGTTTTCACGGTGTAGCTCAATAACCTTGTTACCCACCGCCGCCAGCATGCGTTTTACCTGATGATATTTCCCCTCACAGATAGATAAGCGTAGCGCATACTTATCCAGCTGCTCCGCTATAGCTGGCTGGGTGAGATTTTTTTCGTTGTGCAGTGCGACGCCCTGGCGCAATTGTTCTAGTGCATCTTCTGTGAGTGGCTCTTGTGTCTCCACCAGGTAAGTTTTGTATTTTTGCTTTTTTGGTGAGGTGATTTGATGCGACCAGTCGCCGTCATTGGTGAGCAAAACGAGCCCTGTAGTATCCAGGTCCAGTCTGCCTGCAACATGAAAATCTTTTAAGTTAGGCTCATGCAAAAGCTCGAAAACGGTTGGATGTAGCTCGTCCTGATTGGCACACACGTAACCGGTCGGTTTGTTCAGCATATAGTAACGCTTACCCAGAAAAACCAGCTGCGCTCCCTCCCATTCGACCTTGTCACTTTGTTGGATCGTATGATCGGCTTTGCTGATCTTTTCACCGTTGACAACGGCCAGGCCTTTTTTGATCCCAATTTTGACTTTACTGCGCGGCAGCTCACTGGTGTGACTGACAAACTTATCTAAACGACAGGGGAATTTCATAGTAGTTGCTCTGTTAATTTAAATGCGGCCCGCCTGTTGCTGCGGGTGAGCTGAGACCAGCTCAGGAACGCTACATTATAGGTTAGTTCTTGCGGTAGATCTCTGGATTTAGATCATAGGGGTGTACACTCA is a window of Pseudoalteromonas sp. R3 DNA encoding:
- a CDS encoding pseudouridine synthase; the encoded protein is MKFPCRLDKFVSHTSELPRSKVKIGIKKGLAVVNGEKISKADHTIQQSDKVEWEGAQLVFLGKRYYMLNKPTGYVCANQDELHPTVFELLHEPNLKDFHVAGRLDLDTTGLVLLTNDGDWSHQITSPKKQKYKTYLVETQEPLTEDALEQLRQGVALHNEKNLTQPAIAEQLDKYALRLSICEGKYHQVKRMLAAVGNKVIELHRENVAGIELDTQLAPGEYRLLNDDEINIINAK